One part of the Spiroplasma turonicum genome encodes these proteins:
- the rpmF gene encoding 50S ribosomal protein L32 has protein sequence MAVPFRKTSKAAKNKRRSHLALVSSAIISCTNCGSMIRPHRVCRECGYYKNKEVKKVD, from the coding sequence ATGGCTGTACCATTTAGAAAGACCAGTAAAGCTGCTAAAAACAAAAGAAGAAGTCATTTAGCTTTAGTAAGCTCTGCTATAATTTCATGTACAAATTGTGGAAGTATGATAAGACCACATAGAGTTTGTCGTGAATGTGGTTATTATAAAAATAAAGAAGTTAAAAAAGTAGATTAA
- the pheT gene encoding phenylalanine--tRNA ligase subunit beta, with amino-acid sequence MYITRRWISKFIDLVGVKDEEITTALNSLGFEVESYKNYSDLNDRLKIVHVGNVAPIEGTSLNFCFIDSGEDLVIPVVCGAHNIKEGDYVIWAEPGKTISTGQTLTKKEIKGKVSEGMICSLEEIGLDKNVQNEEELEGIYQIITKEETYKSIGSETALERIGFLDSVWEFDLTLNRSDALAAFQVLKEIANYFDKEIVDYFKGFEIKVDNSFKKIEFKIDKGLEKVIKSLTYSIINLKDIITVDKFTNQIYSTDDMWLKFNGIKKTNNFFDRISQIIALETGQPVIILDADKIDKIEFVKVKIDDKEIIQINSNNEEVSKIGKNIVEDYKPNDKTKSLLVIIGWFDTIFMRNQQKAFNLNNVEFQRYTKPLSPNLCMDALKRLIFMLDRYKIYNSTSGPIEIIKYDTKPNIIKVPLNFINNLLGVNLTIKDIKDLFRTLDFKINVEEDVLVFEVDPKRTYISNKADICEEVARLYGYDKIKPIAPNIISSPSKKDLNNRIKNQVESFLYGQGFNNIKTYSLISSDMNDKWNLFKINDPIKLLSPLSKFKDTFRTNLSWSIIDVASFNASRGNKDLKIYEYADIYNLKNIREQRLSILISGNQYKDKFHNFIAKSSFYYLKGIVQQVFKSYNLNTNKIEYVELDNLITEMHPYISFKVIYNNELLGFLYKLNPRYEQSLKLEPTFVCELNITKLEELKESKVVIKEISKFQSSSRDITFILNNTIKYLDIIKKVINDIKYLTKLSLVDVYEDENLIKNNQRSITINLKFNSNEKQLKEDDINSSFNSVLNNLKKENIEVK; translated from the coding sequence ATGTATATTACAAGAAGATGAATTAGCAAATTTATTGATTTAGTTGGTGTTAAAGATGAGGAAATAACAACCGCTCTTAATAGTTTAGGGTTTGAAGTAGAATCATATAAAAATTATTCTGATTTAAATGATAGACTAAAGATTGTTCATGTTGGCAATGTTGCTCCTATTGAAGGCACAAGTTTAAATTTTTGTTTTATTGATAGTGGAGAAGATCTAGTTATTCCTGTAGTTTGTGGTGCACACAATATTAAAGAAGGCGACTATGTAATATGAGCAGAACCAGGCAAAACTATTTCTACTGGTCAAACACTTACTAAAAAAGAAATAAAAGGTAAAGTTTCTGAAGGGATGATTTGTTCTCTTGAAGAGATTGGTCTTGACAAAAATGTTCAAAACGAAGAAGAATTAGAAGGAATTTATCAAATTATAACTAAGGAAGAAACTTACAAATCAATTGGATCAGAAACTGCTCTAGAAAGAATCGGTTTCTTAGACTCAGTTTGAGAATTTGATTTAACTTTAAATAGAAGTGATGCATTAGCAGCTTTTCAGGTTTTAAAAGAAATTGCAAATTATTTTGATAAAGAAATTGTTGATTATTTTAAAGGTTTTGAAATTAAAGTTGATAACTCATTTAAAAAGATTGAATTTAAAATCGATAAAGGTTTAGAAAAAGTTATAAAATCACTTACATATTCAATTATTAACTTAAAAGATATAATAACTGTCGATAAATTTACCAACCAAATTTATTCGACTGATGATATGTGATTAAAATTTAATGGAATCAAAAAAACAAATAACTTTTTTGATAGAATATCACAAATTATAGCCTTAGAAACCGGCCAACCAGTTATAATTTTGGATGCTGATAAAATTGATAAAATTGAATTTGTTAAAGTGAAAATAGATGATAAAGAAATAATTCAAATTAATTCTAATAATGAAGAAGTGAGCAAAATAGGAAAAAATATTGTTGAAGATTATAAACCAAATGATAAAACTAAAAGTCTATTAGTTATTATTGGTTGGTTTGATACTATATTTATGAGAAATCAACAAAAAGCTTTTAATTTAAATAATGTTGAGTTTCAAAGATATACAAAACCTTTATCGCCTAATCTTTGCATGGATGCCTTAAAAAGACTAATTTTTATGTTAGATAGATATAAGATATATAATAGTACATCTGGACCAATAGAAATTATCAAATATGATACTAAACCAAATATTATTAAAGTTCCTTTAAATTTTATAAATAATTTATTAGGTGTTAATTTAACAATTAAAGATATAAAAGACCTGTTTAGAACACTTGACTTTAAAATAAACGTTGAAGAAGATGTTCTTGTTTTTGAAGTTGATCCAAAAAGAACTTATATAAGTAATAAAGCAGATATTTGCGAAGAAGTCGCAAGGCTATATGGTTATGATAAAATAAAACCAATTGCACCAAATATAATATCAAGTCCAAGTAAAAAAGACTTAAATAATAGAATAAAAAACCAAGTTGAATCATTTTTATATGGTCAAGGTTTTAACAATATTAAAACTTATTCATTAATTTCATCAGATATGAATGATAAATGAAATTTATTTAAAATAAATGACCCAATTAAATTATTGTCACCATTAAGTAAGTTTAAAGATACCTTTAGAACTAACTTATCTTGATCAATTATTGATGTAGCTAGTTTTAATGCATCAAGAGGTAATAAAGATCTTAAAATATATGAATATGCAGATATTTATAATTTAAAAAATATAAGAGAACAAAGATTAAGTATTCTTATTTCTGGTAACCAATATAAAGATAAATTTCATAATTTCATTGCTAAATCTTCATTTTATTATTTAAAAGGTATAGTTCAACAAGTGTTCAAAAGTTACAATTTAAATACAAACAAAATTGAATATGTTGAATTAGATAATTTAATTACAGAAATGCATCCTTACATAAGCTTTAAAGTTATATATAATAACGAGTTACTAGGTTTTCTATATAAATTAAACCCACGTTATGAACAATCACTAAAATTAGAACCAACATTTGTTTGTGAATTAAACATAACTAAATTAGAAGAACTTAAAGAGTCAAAAGTTGTAATAAAAGAAATTAGTAAGTTTCAATCTTCTTCAAGAGACATAACTTTTATATTAAATAATACAATAAAGTATTTAGATATTATTAAAAAAGTGATTAATGACATTAAGTATTTAACAAAACTAAGTTTAGTTGATGTATATGAAGACGAAAATTTAATAAAAAATAATCAAAGATCAATTACAATAAATTTAAAATTTAACTCAAATGAAAAACAATTAAAAGAAGATGATATTAATTCTAGTTTTAATTCAGTTTTAAACAATCTTAAAAAAGAAAATATTGAGGTTAAATAA
- the mraZ gene encoding division/cell wall cluster transcriptional repressor MraZ: MLFGSFEHNLDNKLRLTIPSKLRNKLGAVVYVTRSIDGQCLEIRTPENFTEFYKNLQSQNTLLSSARTVIRSIFSNTDEVQIDGSGRIKLPANLLEEVGITKMVQITGAGEWIEVWDKDKFLDYDKKAKIELVEAAEKLGGVN, translated from the coding sequence ATGCTTTTTGGAAGTTTTGAACATAATTTAGATAATAAATTAAGATTAACCATTCCTTCAAAGTTACGTAATAAACTGGGGGCGGTTGTTTATGTAACAAGAAGTATTGATGGTCAATGTCTTGAAATCAGAACTCCAGAAAACTTTACTGAGTTTTATAAAAACTTACAATCACAAAATACACTTCTCTCATCTGCTCGTACAGTAATAAGATCTATTTTTTCAAACACTGATGAGGTTCAAATTGATGGTTCAGGAAGAATAAAACTTCCAGCCAATTTGCTTGAAGAAGTAGGTATTACAAAAATGGTTCAAATCACTGGGGCTGGTGAATGAATCGAAGTATGAGATAAAGATAAATTTTTAGATTATGACAAGAAGGCTAAAATAGAGCTTGTAGAAGCAGCCGAAAAATTGGGCGGAGTAAATTAA
- a CDS encoding glucose-6-phosphate isomerase yields the protein MIELNLKNVNFEQEVIEFDKAKIESIHNLIINKSGKGSDFLGWYEWPNNFDKKEYNLMKEKAEELRNEIEVLLVVGIGGSYLGTRAADNMIRGLFTKDKVELIYIGNTISSSYIKQVLDYVDDKEFAIANISKSGTTTEPGISFRVFQNKLVEKKGKEIAQKRIVAITDKSKGALKKLATIEGYTTFTIPDDIGGRFSVFTPVGIFPLLVAGIDTDLLFKGSQKAYKDLESLDNSAYKYAITRYLLNVEYNYKTEVLVSYELQMQMFTEWWKQLFGESEGKDNKGLLPSSCVFSTDLHSLGQFIQDGTKNVLFETVIDIKKPQFDINVPVVKEDLDGLNYLTNNSFHEINHIALEGVIEAHVNTGMVPNIVLEFEKMDAEMFGYAIYWFMRACAFSGYLLEINPFDQPGVEVYKKNMFKLLKKPGF from the coding sequence ATGATTGAGTTAAATTTGAAAAATGTTAATTTTGAACAAGAAGTTATAGAGTTTGATAAAGCTAAAATTGAATCAATTCATAATCTAATTATTAATAAATCTGGAAAAGGTTCAGATTTTTTAGGTTGATATGAATGACCAAATAACTTTGATAAAAAAGAATATAATTTAATGAAAGAAAAAGCAGAAGAATTACGCAATGAGATAGAAGTTTTATTAGTTGTTGGTATTGGTGGTAGTTATTTAGGTACAAGAGCCGCAGATAATATGATTAGAGGTTTATTCACTAAAGATAAGGTTGAGCTAATATATATTGGTAATACAATTTCTTCAAGCTACATTAAACAAGTTTTAGATTATGTTGATGACAAGGAATTTGCAATTGCAAATATATCAAAATCAGGAACAACTACAGAACCAGGAATATCTTTTAGAGTATTTCAAAATAAGTTAGTTGAAAAAAAAGGCAAAGAAATTGCCCAAAAAAGAATTGTAGCTATAACTGATAAATCAAAAGGAGCATTAAAAAAATTAGCAACAATTGAAGGATATACTACATTTACAATACCAGATGATATTGGTGGTAGGTTTTCTGTTTTTACACCAGTTGGAATATTTCCATTATTGGTAGCTGGAATTGATACTGATTTATTATTTAAAGGTTCTCAAAAGGCTTATAAGGATTTAGAATCACTAGATAATAGTGCATATAAATATGCTATTACAAGATATTTATTAAATGTTGAATATAATTATAAGACTGAGGTTCTTGTTAGTTATGAACTACAAATGCAAATGTTTACTGAATGATGAAAACAACTATTTGGAGAATCTGAAGGAAAAGATAATAAAGGCTTATTGCCATCAAGTTGTGTTTTTTCAACTGACCTTCATTCATTGGGACAATTTATTCAAGATGGTACAAAAAATGTTTTGTTTGAAACAGTTATAGATATTAAAAAGCCACAATTTGACATAAATGTTCCAGTGGTAAAAGAAGATCTTGATGGTTTAAATTATTTAACTAACAATTCTTTTCATGAAATAAATCACATTGCACTTGAAGGTGTTATTGAAGCCCATGTAAACACTGGTATGGTACCAAATATTGTTTTAGAATTTGAAAAAATGGATGCTGAAATGTTTGGCTATGCAATTTATTGATTTATGCGTGCTTGTGCATTTAGCGGTTACTTGCTTGAAATTAACCCATTTGACCAACCTGGTGTCGAAGTATACAAAAAAAATATGTTTAAGCTACTTAAAAAACCAGGATTTTAA
- a CDS encoding NADP-dependent glyceraldehyde-3-phosphate dehydrogenase → MKEYKAVINGEFIDNNEWLEIINPTDNSIAGKVTALKGKDINNAFESARKSQEAWENTHLLKRISILNNFKKLLIQNKNNLAEVMTSEIAKSLKDSLSEIDRTIELIEYTFEEAKRMDPLALTGEGMGAKNKLGIFSRVAKGVVLAISPFNYPFNLALAKIIPALVMGNTVVFKPATAGSLVGSLLGKLSIEANFPKGIFNVVTGRGREIGDLITMNKEIDMISFTGSVSIGNNIKEKGSSKDIVLELGGKDPALVLDDNNLESYSKNIIDGAFGYSGQRCTAIKRVITTNKIADKLVPLLIDKVNKLTIGSPYENKDITPVIDQKSADFIKGLVEDAKLKKATILTGDKYIKNLIYPTLIDNVTLEMRVAWEEPFGPILPIIRIDNIEEMIRVANESEFGLQASIFCADINNALQVAKRIKTGTVNINSKSQRGPDCFPFLGIKNSGQGVQGVRESLLSMTRYHGIVINY, encoded by the coding sequence ATGAAAGAATATAAAGCGGTTATTAATGGTGAATTTATAGATAATAATGAATGATTAGAAATAATTAATCCAACTGATAATTCAATTGCTGGTAAAGTCACTGCATTAAAAGGTAAAGATATTAACAATGCATTTGAAAGTGCAAGAAAGTCCCAAGAAGCTTGAGAAAATACTCATCTATTAAAAAGAATCTCAATATTAAATAATTTTAAAAAATTATTAATACAAAATAAAAATAATTTAGCTGAAGTTATGACAAGTGAAATTGCTAAAAGTTTAAAGGATTCATTATCAGAAATTGATAGAACAATTGAATTAATTGAATATACATTTGAAGAGGCTAAAAGAATGGACCCTCTAGCGCTAACTGGTGAAGGAATGGGTGCAAAAAATAAACTTGGTATTTTTTCAAGAGTAGCTAAAGGTGTTGTTCTTGCAATATCACCTTTTAATTACCCATTTAATCTTGCTTTAGCAAAAATTATACCTGCATTAGTAATGGGTAACACAGTAGTATTTAAACCTGCAACTGCAGGTAGTTTAGTAGGTTCTTTATTAGGAAAATTATCTATTGAAGCAAATTTTCCAAAAGGAATATTTAATGTTGTAACCGGAAGAGGTAGAGAAATTGGTGATTTAATTACAATGAACAAGGAAATTGACATGATTTCATTTACTGGGAGTGTTTCAATAGGTAATAACATAAAGGAAAAAGGTAGTAGCAAAGATATTGTTTTAGAACTTGGTGGAAAAGATCCTGCTTTAGTTTTAGACGATAATAACTTAGAAAGTTATTCTAAAAATATTATTGACGGTGCTTTTGGATATTCAGGTCAAAGATGTACCGCTATTAAAAGAGTAATTACAACTAATAAAATTGCAGACAAACTTGTTCCACTTCTTATAGATAAAGTAAATAAATTAACAATTGGATCACCTTATGAAAATAAAGATATAACACCAGTTATAGATCAAAAGTCTGCTGACTTTATAAAAGGATTAGTTGAAGATGCTAAATTAAAAAAAGCTACTATATTGACTGGTGATAAATACATTAAAAATCTAATTTATCCTACTTTAATTGATAATGTAACTTTAGAAATGAGAGTTGCCTGAGAAGAACCGTTTGGACCAATACTACCGATTATTAGAATTGACAATATTGAAGAAATGATAAGAGTAGCAAATGAATCTGAGTTTGGTTTGCAAGCAAGCATATTTTGTGCGGATATAAATAATGCCCTACAAGTTGCTAAAAGAATTAAAACCGGTACTGTAAATATAAATTCTAAATCTCAAAGAGGACCTGATTGTTTCCCATTTTTAGGTATAAAAAACTCAGGACAAGGTGTTCAAGGAGTTAGAGAATCATTATTAAGTATGACAAGATATCATGGCATAGTAATTAACTACTAA
- a CDS encoding dUTP diphosphatase: MLEKDQLLYLSKKQEELDSYIMNSQNLTLNDEIDNMKLVALLVELSEFINECRAFKFWSKKPPSDKSVILEEFVDGLHFIISIGNDIMYNFSNFEYKNNNNKDLNEWSIEVYNMVMNFYNFKSHKNYQIMFNSFLNCLRILNYTTEDVLDSYNLKNATNFKRQDNNY, translated from the coding sequence ATGTTAGAAAAAGATCAATTATTATATTTAAGCAAAAAACAAGAAGAATTAGATAGTTATATAATGAACAGTCAAAATTTAACTCTAAATGACGAAATTGATAATATGAAGTTAGTAGCTCTTCTAGTTGAATTATCTGAATTTATTAATGAATGTAGAGCTTTTAAATTTTGATCCAAAAAACCACCAAGTGATAAAAGTGTAATTTTAGAAGAGTTTGTAGATGGGTTACACTTTATAATTAGCATAGGTAATGATATAATGTATAATTTTTCAAACTTTGAGTATAAAAATAACAATAATAAAGATTTAAATGAATGGTCAATTGAAGTTTATAATATGGTTATGAACTTTTATAACTTTAAAAGTCATAAAAATTATCAAATTATGTTTAATAGTTTTTTAAATTGTTTAAGAATTTTAAATTATACAACTGAGGACGTACTTGATTCATATAATTTAAAAAATGCAACAAATTTTAAAAGGCAAGATAATAATTATTAG
- a CDS encoding TrmH family RNA methyltransferase, with protein sequence MKIINSISNDFIKFAISLKNAGNQKKYSKYLIEGEKMTKLAFKLKETDCILITNQKYIKEFDNFDNIILINNNVAKKISSLVNHQGYFAICNIKQKNFDYKSNFLILDGVQDPGNMGTLLRSALAFGFKNIISTDNSVSYYNEKVLRATQSNHFELNLLTTTSLLETINILKNKDIVIFGTSLNKKNHDINYDVNKCCALILGNEGKGIDKSLEVLFDKNLIIKMENNVESLNVGVAGSILMKDLFYYKTR encoded by the coding sequence ATGAAAATAATAAATTCAATAAGTAATGATTTTATAAAATTTGCTATTTCTTTAAAAAATGCAGGAAACCAAAAAAAGTATTCCAAATACTTAATTGAAGGCGAAAAAATGACAAAACTTGCTTTTAAGTTAAAAGAAACGGATTGTATATTAATAACAAACCAAAAATATATTAAAGAATTTGACAATTTTGATAATATTATTTTAATTAATAATAATGTGGCAAAAAAAATTTCATCTCTTGTAAATCACCAGGGTTATTTTGCTATTTGCAATATAAAGCAAAAAAATTTTGATTATAAATCAAATTTTTTGATTCTAGATGGTGTACAAGACCCAGGAAATATGGGAACATTATTACGCTCAGCACTTGCTTTTGGATTTAAAAATATTATTTCAACTGATAATTCAGTTAGTTATTATAATGAAAAAGTTTTGAGAGCAACACAATCAAATCATTTTGAATTAAATTTATTAACAACAACAAGTTTGTTAGAAACAATAAATATTTTAAAAAATAAAGATATTGTTATATTCGGAACTTCATTAAACAAAAAAAATCATGATATTAACTATGATGTAAATAAATGTTGTGCACTAATATTAGGAAATGAAGGCAAAGGTATTGATAAGAGTTTAGAGGTTTTATTTGATAAAAATCTAATAATTAAAATGGAAAATAATGTCGAAAGTCTAAATGTTGGAGTTGCAGGGTCAATTCTAATGAAAGATTTATTTTATTATAAAACTAGATAG
- the rsmH gene encoding 16S rRNA (cytosine(1402)-N(4))-methyltransferase RsmH yields the protein MENKHISVLLKESIKILNIQENGTYVDCTLGRGGHSTEILKCLKKGHLYSIDQDDEAIKYSKNMLELISSNFTILKGNFINIKSLLYLEGITKVNGILYDLGVSSPHLDDAERGFSYRFDSELDMRMDNINTKITAKDLVNSLSESELSRIFFKYGDEKFANKIAKNICLYREKKEIKTTFQLVEIIKSSIPQKFLKQKKHPAKKTFQALRIQVNNEIECLEKSLYQAVDILDKNAVLAIITFHSLEEKIVKEIFHKLTFNKDEKFYNKLPINIKLNKNFEVLTKRPIKPSLSELEFNNRSHSAKLWAIKKVGDENV from the coding sequence ATGGAAAATAAACATATTTCTGTTTTACTTAAAGAATCAATTAAAATTCTTAATATTCAAGAAAACGGAACTTATGTGGATTGTACTTTAGGTCGTGGGGGCCATAGTACAGAAATTTTAAAATGTTTAAAAAAAGGTCATTTATATTCGATTGACCAAGATGATGAAGCAATTAAATATTCAAAAAATATGCTTGAATTAATTTCAAGTAATTTTACTATTTTAAAGGGAAATTTTATAAATATAAAAAGTTTATTGTATTTAGAGGGTATTACTAAAGTAAATGGCATTTTGTATGATTTAGGTGTATCAAGTCCTCATTTAGATGATGCTGAAAGAGGTTTTAGTTATAGGTTTGATTCAGAACTTGATATGAGAATGGATAATATAAATACAAAAATAACTGCAAAAGATTTAGTTAATTCTTTAAGTGAAAGTGAATTATCAAGAATATTTTTTAAATATGGAGATGAAAAATTTGCTAATAAAATTGCAAAAAATATTTGTTTGTATCGTGAAAAAAAAGAAATAAAAACCACTTTTCAATTGGTAGAAATAATCAAATCATCAATACCACAAAAATTTTTAAAGCAAAAAAAACATCCGGCAAAAAAAACATTTCAAGCATTAAGGATTCAAGTTAATAATGAAATAGAATGCCTTGAAAAATCGTTATATCAAGCTGTTGATATACTTGATAAAAATGCAGTATTGGCAATAATTACATTCCATTCATTAGAAGAAAAAATAGTTAAAGAAATATTTCATAAATTAACCTTTAATAAAGACGAAAAGTTTTATAATAAATTACCAATTAATATAAAATTAAATAAAAATTTTGAAGTTTTAACAAAAAGACCAATAAAACCGTCATTATCTGAATTAGAATTTAATAATAGAAGTCATAGTGCAAAATTATGAGCAATAAAGAAAGTGGGTGATGAAAATGTTTAA
- the pheS gene encoding phenylalanine--tRNA ligase subunit alpha has protein sequence MVKNIEIILERFKKRIDEVQNKEELELIKKEFLGKDSEMNDVLRNIRSSSNEEKKLVGQKSNEAKNLMIKMINDIESVYESETLKNQLKTEIIDQSLPGISFKKGSVHPLNLVVNEVCEIFKELGYKIVSGLEFETDEYCFQKLNIPVGHPARDMQDTFYVDNKSLLRTHATNVTSRMLTFCAENKIENMAVLSYGNVYRRDDDDATHSHQFMQMDVFAIGKTISFANLKWLLQHMCKRLFSEDTKIRLRPSFFPFTEPSAEVDVECISCKGKGCSICKNTGYIEILGSGMINPEVLMLNGLDPDKITGLAFGVGIERIAMLKYNLKNIRDLYENDIRFLEQFTFFGD, from the coding sequence ATGGTAAAAAATATAGAAATAATTTTAGAAAGATTTAAAAAAAGAATTGATGAAGTTCAAAATAAGGAAGAATTAGAGTTAATTAAAAAAGAGTTTTTAGGTAAAGACTCTGAAATGAATGATGTTCTTAGAAATATTCGTAGTTCTTCTAATGAAGAAAAAAAATTAGTTGGTCAAAAGTCTAATGAAGCCAAAAATTTAATGATAAAAATGATAAATGATATTGAGTCTGTTTATGAAAGTGAAACGTTAAAAAATCAGTTAAAAACTGAAATAATTGATCAATCATTACCAGGTATAAGTTTCAAAAAAGGTTCAGTTCATCCACTTAATTTAGTTGTTAATGAAGTTTGTGAAATATTCAAAGAATTAGGGTATAAAATTGTAAGTGGTTTAGAGTTTGAAACAGATGAATATTGTTTTCAGAAATTAAATATACCTGTTGGACACCCTGCAAGAGATATGCAAGATACATTTTATGTAGATAATAAAAGCTTATTACGTACGCATGCTACAAACGTAACTTCAAGAATGCTAACTTTCTGCGCTGAAAATAAAATTGAAAATATGGCTGTCTTAAGTTATGGTAATGTTTATAGAAGAGATGACGATGATGCTACTCATTCTCATCAATTTATGCAAATGGATGTATTTGCAATCGGAAAAACTATTAGTTTTGCAAATCTAAAATGATTGTTGCAACACATGTGTAAAAGATTATTCTCAGAAGACACTAAAATTAGACTTAGACCAAGTTTTTTTCCATTTACCGAGCCTTCTGCTGAGGTTGATGTAGAATGTATCAGTTGTAAAGGAAAAGGGTGCTCTATATGTAAAAACACTGGTTATATTGAAATACTTGGTTCTGGAATGATAAATCCAGAAGTATTAATGCTTAATGGATTAGACCCAGACAAAATAACTGGTTTAGCATTTGGTGTTGGTATTGAAAGAATTGCAATGTTAAAATATAATTTAAAAAATATTCGAGATTTATATGAAAACGATATAAGATTCTTAGAACAATTTACTTTTTTTGGAGATTAG
- the ftsZ gene encoding cell division protein FtsZ — protein sequence MDNNFRQNAKIKVIGVGGGGCNAVNRMVEDKVQGVDFYIANTDAQVLVASVVPNKIILGKEISKGLGAGANPDIGKQAAIESSEELKEALSGADLIFVAAGMGGGTGTGAAPEIAKIAMETGALVIAIVTKPFRFEGKLRNSFAVKGIEELRKYVDSIITISNDRLLDIIGGIPVKDSFREADNILKQGVQTITDLIAVPAVINLDFADVRTVMKGKGNSLFGIGIGSGEDKAIEAANKAITSSLLETSVRGAKDAIINVTGGKNVSLNDAYDAVDIVQQASGEDVNVIFGIAINEHLGDELIVTVIATGFDDSYEPISSNSSSKEITSSAKNQSTSSQENYSDDSFEFVQDATQEPLETAYEQRTSFMNSEDKRPEFVKRNEEDRNKINTRVERWKEGKVDQQIQQKQVAQKIEDTEDDDGDFPTFLRKKW from the coding sequence TTAGATAACAATTTTAGACAAAATGCAAAAATTAAGGTTATTGGTGTTGGTGGTGGTGGTTGTAACGCTGTTAACAGAATGGTTGAGGATAAAGTTCAAGGTGTAGATTTCTACATTGCAAATACAGATGCCCAAGTTTTGGTAGCAAGTGTTGTTCCAAATAAAATAATTCTAGGTAAAGAAATTTCTAAGGGTTTAGGTGCTGGAGCTAATCCAGATATAGGTAAACAAGCTGCCATTGAATCTTCAGAAGAGTTAAAAGAAGCTTTGTCAGGAGCAGATTTAATTTTTGTTGCTGCTGGAATGGGTGGAGGTACTGGAACAGGTGCGGCACCTGAAATTGCAAAAATTGCAATGGAAACAGGGGCATTAGTGATTGCCATAGTTACAAAACCATTTAGATTTGAAGGTAAATTACGTAACTCTTTTGCAGTTAAAGGAATTGAAGAACTTAGAAAGTATGTTGATTCAATTATCACAATTTCAAATGATAGATTGTTAGATATAATTGGTGGAATACCAGTTAAAGATTCTTTTAGAGAAGCTGACAACATATTAAAACAAGGTGTTCAAACAATTACTGATTTAATTGCAGTACCAGCAGTTATTAATTTAGATTTTGCTGATGTTAGAACTGTTATGAAAGGTAAAGGAAATTCACTTTTTGGAATTGGAATAGGATCAGGAGAAGACAAAGCAATTGAAGCTGCTAATAAGGCTATAACTTCATCTTTATTAGAAACATCTGTTAGAGGTGCTAAAGATGCAATTATAAATGTAACTGGTGGAAAAAACGTATCATTAAATGATGCTTATGATGCAGTTGATATTGTTCAACAAGCTAGCGGTGAAGATGTTAATGTGATATTCGGTATTGCAATAAATGAACACTTAGGTGACGAATTAATAGTTACTGTTATAGCAACTGGTTTTGATGATAGTTATGAACCAATTAGTTCTAACAGTTCATCTAAAGAAATAACTAGTTCCGCTAAAAATCAAAGCACTTCTTCTCAAGAAAATTATTCAGATGATAGTTTTGAATTCGTTCAAGATGCAACTCAAGAACCTCTTGAAACTGCCTATGAACAAAGAACAAGTTTTATGAATTCAGAAGATAAAAGACCTGAATTTGTAAAAAGAAATGAAGAAGATAGAAATAAAATAAACACTAGAGTTGAAAGATGAAAAGAAGGTAAAGTAGACCAACAAATTCAACAAAAACAAGTAGCACAAAAAATTGAAGATACTGAAGATGATGATGGAGATTTCCCAACATTTTTAAGAAAAAAATGATAA